Below is a window of Rubidibacter lacunae KORDI 51-2 DNA.
CCTGCTTTACCTGCTTTGTCACCTCCTGAAGTACCTGTGAGTGCAGTTCTTTGTACCAGGGTCTCTCTTTTTTGAGAGGCACCAGGCTAGCCTTCTGGGTGTAGTAGTCAGGGTTGTCTTTGGGTGGCGCAAGGCTACAGATGAGTGGACAGGCATTGACCGGACAGCGGTTCATCTCCCACCA
It encodes the following:
- a CDS encoding helix-turn-helix domain-containing protein, with the translated sequence MNAAVKITYQYRLRPTAEQTVTMTRWLDMLRAQYNWLLAERFDWWEMNRCPVNACPLICSLAPPKDNPDYYTQKASLVPLKKERPWYKELHSQVLQEVTKQVKQ